A single Lactuca sativa cultivar Salinas chromosome 8, Lsat_Salinas_v11, whole genome shotgun sequence DNA region contains:
- the LOC111877190 gene encoding ABC transporter G family member 1, translating into MPRVVAENEVDSMAAFYQRGQVTASPSLGELLKFVGDIRKEANGDETPAHRVLEMSETSNEPRSLPFVLKFNNLTYSVKVRRKMAVPSLFGRRERLGDSSVGSEHLFSRSKVLLNDISGEARDGELVAVLGASGSGKSTLIDALANRIAKGSLKGTVTLNGEQLESRLLKVISAYVMQDDLLFPMLTVEETLMFAAEFRLPRTFSKSKKKLRVQALIDQLGLRNAAKTVIGDEGHRGVSGGERRRVSIGIDIIHDPIILFLDEPTSGLDSTSAYMVVKVLQRIAQSGSIVMMSVHQPSYRLLGLLDRLLFLSRGQPVYNGSPSELPLFFSDFGRPIPDKENRTEFALDLIRELEGTPGGTKRLVEFNKTWLNRKQSLNGNETPTHGLTLKEAISASISRGKLVSGAGAHNGTNPTAMVPTFANPMWMEMAVLSKRSFTNSRRMPELFGIRLAAVTITGFILATVFWNLDNSPRGVQERLGFFAFAMSTTFYTCADALPVFLQERYIFMRETAYNAYRRSSYVLSHSLVSIPSLIFLSLAFAAITFWAVGLAGGVSGFIFYFFVILASFWAGSSFVTFLSGVVPQVMLGYTIVVAILAYFLLFSGFFITRDRIPGYWIWFHYLSLVKYPYEAVLQNEFDDPIKCFIRGTQIFDNSPLAAVDNTVKAKLLQSMSGSLGINISGSTCLTTGVDILKQQGITDLSKWGCLWVTVAWGFFFRVLFYLCLLVGSKNKRR; encoded by the coding sequence ATGCCTCGTGTAGTGGCGGAGAATGAAGTGGATAGCATGGCGGCGTTTTACCAAAGAGGACAGGTGACTGCCTCTCCGTCTCTCGGAGAGCTTCTTAAGTTCGTCGGAGACATAAGGAAGGAGGCGAACGGTGATGAGACTCCGGCGCATCGTGTTTTGGAGATGAGCGAAACCAGCAACGAGCCTAGATCGTTGCCGTTCGTTTTGAAGTTCAATAATCTGACTTACAGTGTGAAAGTTCGGAGAAAGATGGCGGTTCCTTCTCTGTTTGGTCGCCGGGAGAGGCTTGGTGATTCTTCTGTTGGAAGTGAGCATCTGTTTTCCAGAAGCAAGGTTCTGCTGAATGATATTTCCGGTGAAGCGAGGGACGGCGAGTTAGTGGCGGTGTTAGGTGCGAGTGGATCTGGAAAATCAACTTTGATCGATGCTCTGGCGAATCGGATAGCGAAAGGAAGCTTGAAAGGAACTGTAACGTTGAACGGCGAGCAATTGGAATCCAGGTTGCTTAAGGTGATTTCAGCTTATGTGATGCAGGACGATCTGTTATTTCCGATGTTAACAGTCGAGGAAACTCTCATGTTCGCCGCCGAGTTCCGTCTTCCTCGAACGTTCTCCAAATCGAAGAAGAAGCTTAGAGTTCAAGCGTTAATTGACCAATTAGGACTCCGAAACGCTGCTAAAACAGTCATCGGTGATGAAGGACACAGAGGTGTTTCAGGTGGAGAACGCCGCCGTGTCTCGATCGGAATCGACATCATTCATGATCCGATTATTTTGTTTCTGGATGAACCGACGTCTGGGCTTGATTCAACCAGTGCCTACATGGTGGTCAAAGTTTTGCAACGGATTGCACAGAGCGGCAGCATCGTTATGATGTCCGTACACCAGCCGAGCTACCGTCTTCTCGGATTACTCGACCGCCTGTTGTTTCTATCCCGGGGACAGCCCGTCTACAACGGATCTCCGTCGGAACTTCCTTTATTCTTCTCTGATTTCGGACGTCCGATTCCAGACAAGGAGAATCGGACGGAATTTGCGCTTGATTTGATCAGAGAACTGGAAGGGACTCCCGGAGGAACCAAAAGGCTGGTGGAATTCAACAAAACCTGGCTAAACCGGAAGCAATCTCTCAACGGAAACGAAACCCCAACCCATGGATTAACTCTGAAAGAAGCAATTAGTGCAAGCATATCCAGAGGCAAATTAGTCTCCGGCGCCGGCGCCCACAACGGGACTAATCCGACTGCTATGGTCCCAACATTTGCTAATCCAATGTGGATGGAAATGGCGGTTTTATCAAAACGATCCTTTACAAATTCACGAAGAATGCCTGAGCTATTCGGAATCCGATTAGCTGCAGTGACAATCACCGGTTTCATACTCGCCACGGTGTTCTGGAACCTCGATAATTCCCCAAGAGGCGTTCAagaacgattagggttcttcgcATTCGCCATGTCTACAACCTTCTACACCTGCGCCGACGCCTTACCGGTCTTCCTCCAAGAGCGCTACATTTTCATGAGAGAAACCGCCTACAACGCTTACCGGCGATCTTCATACGTACTATCTCACTCACTCGTTTCAATCCCATCACTCATCTTCCTGTCACTCGCATTCGCCGCCATTACTTTTTGGGCGGTGGGACTAGCCGGAGGTGTTTCAGGTTTCATCTTTTACTTCTTTGTGATACTAGCATCCTTCTGGGCAGGAAGCTCATTCGTTACATTTCTCTCCGGCGTCGTTCCTCAAGTGATGCTCGGTTACACCATTGTCGTCGCGATTCTAGCTTACTTCCTTCTATTTAGTGGATTCTTCATCACTCGTGATCGAATCCCAGGTTACTGGATATGGTTTCACTACCTTTCTCTTGTCAAGTACCCTTACGAAGCTGTTCTACAGAATGAATTCGATGACCCTATCAAATGCTTCATCCGAGGAACTCAGATCTTCGACAACAGCCCTCTCGCCGCCGTGGATAACACCGTGAAAGCAAAACTATTGCAAAGCATGAGTGGATCACTCGGCATCAATATCAGCGGCAGCACTTGCCTGACCACCGGCGTCGATATATTGAAGCAGCAAGGGATCACCGACCTGAGCAAATGGGGTTGCTTGTGGGTAACAGTCGCATGGGGGTTCTTCTTCAGGGTtctgttctatttatgcttattggtGGGAAGCAAAAACAAGAGGAGGTAA